The sequence TAGACTGCACAACAACAGAAGGGCTAAcatctgttttcttcattattaatTCCTGGTTCAAAATAgacgttcaataaatatttgatgaagaaAGGGATGAATGTGTTAGGTGTGTTCGTGTACTGGTATTACCTTATTCATTTAGAGTAAGTATCAGAATTATTATTATCAGCATTAGGATTTTGTCAGTATTATTAGCATTATTGTACCCACCTCACAGATtaggaaactaaggttcagagaagtgGAATAACCCCCTGGCAGGAAACGGTAGCACTGGGATTCTTAACCTCCACTTCCTGCCACCTTCCAGAGTTTCACCGTTCGCCATTCCCATCCCCGGACCCCCACCATGGTGCCAACTCCACCAGCCCCCTACCCACTCCACACCGCAGGAATCTGGCCTCCTCTCCACACTCCCATCCCTGTGAGTATCCAGTCCGAAGCCCCAGCAAGGAAAGCAGACATCTGATCCCAGGACAAGACTCAGAACAGAGAGGACTGAGAACCCAGCCCTCTCACTCCGTGATGCttgccccaccccagggcccctgctCCACGCGGCGTGCTCCAAGGACTTCTCATCTCAACCCTGGGAGGGAGCCCCAGAGGATGCCTGTCTAGGGGCAATGGGTGGGGGCCGGGAGAATGAGGAACCCGAGTGCCTGGGCCCTCCCTCTGGCTGCAGACCTCAGCTGGGTGCGGTCAGAGTGGGTATAAAAGGGTCAGTATATATtgagaggagcagagaaggagaaaccAGGAGagtaagaagagagagagcaggaggtaTAGGCAGTGAGGAcaagaggcagaaggagagagagagaagaaaagagaaagagaaggggttCCGGGATtgcaggggagaaggagggagagagccgGAGGGGAGAgcgagcgagggagggaggaaggcagcgAGGGAGGCGGGGGCCTCGAGAGGGTGGAAGGAGCGAGGAGAAGGGCGGGGCACGGAGGCCCGAGTGAGGGACGAGACTCCAACTCTGACTTTTCCGCCGCTCGGTAAGTTTCCAGTCCGTTATTCGGGCTGGGATTTCTTTATCTACTTGGCACTGCAGGAGTTTGGAAAGGTCCCCCCCAGGCAGGGAGAGACCCTCCTGCTCTCAGGCCCCATGGAAATTCTTGTAATTTAAGAAGTGATCTCTTAGCACTTGGGGTGGGGATTTGGAAAGGGGTGGGGCCCGGCAAGGTTTTGGGGTTCCCAGCAGAACCCTCCGCCCGAAAACTTCCTGCCGTTTTTCCCCATGGCTGTTCACTCTCCTCTGAGGACGCTGAGATCACGGCTTTGCATGAGAACAACCCCAAGTCTGGGGAACCCCCGGTCCCCCGTCCCCTCTTTCTGGACACTGAAAGGTCGTGGGAGGTTGGCTCCTCCTTCTCAGGCCACTCTCCTTTCAACACGGAGCTTGTCCGTTTTCCTCACAAGGTGTCCAGCAGGCACCAGTCTGGCAGCAGGATTTGGTGGGGACCTCGTGGGCACAGCCAGAGGCTGGGGTTTCCCTGGTACTTGGAGGCAAGGGTGGGATGAGTCACCGGATGACTCACCCGGTCCCccttcctctccaccctccccaggAGAGGAGTGGGGTGAGTCAAGGATGCCTGTCTCTGGGGGCAGCCCCCAGCTTCTGATGAATCTGGATGGGTGTCAACTTGAAGTTTCATATCGTGGCCCCTATGTGCCCATGGGACAGGGCTCCGAGAAGATGGGGACCACGTCACCAGTCCTACTCACTCCTGGACCCAAGAGTCCATGCCTggctctctccagcccctggggaATTCAGGAGTCCAGGACTCCAGCCCCTCCTCGCTCAGACCGGGAGTCTGGACTCAGCCTCCTTCTCCATCAGCATTCAGGCATCTCCTCCGCCCCTGTGCCAACCTCTTGAAACGACCATCTCCTGACGTCCCCCATACCAGGCTTCCACCGCAGCCATGTCGCTTCTCCTGCTGGTGGTCTCTGCCCTTCACATCCTCATTCTCATCCTGCTTTTCGTGGCCACTTTGGACAAGGTAAGTCTTCTGGAGCCGCGAAGCAGCGGGGCCTCTGGCTGCCCCGCAGAGTCCCGCCacacccctcctctcctctggccCCGCCCCTTTTCCCTAGCATCTACCCTTTTGAGCTCAGCCTCTGATGCCTCCACCCTGCCCTTTCCCCTGACTCCCGCTTCGGGCTAAATCCATGTTTTCCCCCAGCTCAGCTCCTCCCCAGCAACTCGCCCTTTCCCTAATCCTTCCCTCAGTCTCCCTGACCCCGCCCACTTTCCTTCCCTACTCCTGCCCCTGTTTCTCTGTCCATCCCAGTCCTGGTGGACCCTCCCTGGGAAGGAGTCCCTGAATCTCTGGCACGACTGCACGTggaacaatgacaacaaaaccTGGGCCTGCAGTAACGTCAGCGAGAATGGTGAGGGGTGAGGGGCGCCGGAGACTGGTCTGAAAAGGGGAGGGGTAACCCCGTCTTCTCCCAGGATTGAGGATTGGGAAGTCCCCGAGGTTTGAATGGGTGGGTCTGGGTCCCAATGCTGAGTGAGTGGAGCTGATGTAAGACCCACCCACCTATCTGGATGGTAGGGGGCAAGATGCTCGTGTTCTAAAGAGGATGGGCCAAGAGCCCCCCTCCTTTATGATTCAGAAGGAGTGGAGGCCACATGCTATAGGTTTGAGGAATGGGGAGAAAGCTCCCAAGATTCTAAGACTATAGACTTATGTTTCCAAAGTCCTCAGGAGATGGGACTGGTGTTCTGAATGGATGGCTGGGACCAATTTGCCCAAGTTCCAAGGAAGTGGGGGTGGAACCACATTAAGGTTCTAAAGAGGTGGGGCTGAGTCCTTCCAAGGTTCTACAGGAGTGGGGCCAGATGCATCTGAGTTCTAAAGGGGCGGAGCTGCATCCATGGAAATTTCTAAGCGAAAGAAGGTGAAAGATTaaatgcttttcccctaagagCAAGGCAagaatttctcttctctccacttctcttcagcattgtactggaggtAGCCAAtgcaacaaggcaagaaaaagaaataaaaggcataaagacgggaaaggaagaagtaaaaatgtctCTACTTCCGGTGGAtatatttatgtagaaaatcctaaagaatctgcAAAGCAGCTTCTAGAACTGATAAGGGAATTTAGCAAACTTATGGGACTCAAGGTCAATATAAGTGAGACTCCTGAGGATCTAAGGTTGTATGGCTCTAGATGGGAGAAGGGGTTGTGGGGTTGGGGAGGCAAATAATGAGCAAGCAGGTGAAGGTGGAACTCTGGACCTCTGTCTCCTTATTGCAGGCTGGCTGAAGGCGGTGCAGGTCCTCATGGTGCTTTCCCTCATCCTCTGCTGTCTGTCCTTCATCCTGTTCATGTTCCAACTCTACACCATGCGGCGAGGAGGCCTCTTCTACGCCACTGGCCTCTGCCAGCTGTGCACCAGTGAGCACTGTCCCCTGAGAActgaagggaagggagggggccTGTCAGGATGCTGGGGGCCCTGAGAAGGGACATCTGGCACCTGAGGTGCCTCCGTGGGCTACCATTCTGCCCCAGGGACTTACAAGAGTTGTAGTTTTCAGTGACTCAGCGGTGGTTTGCAGTGTGTGTCTCTGAGTCATGGGAGAGCTGGCACATAGGGCCTCAAGGAATCAGGGCCAGGGAAAGTGGTGTGGGCAAATAATTTAGATcccagggatgggggtggggggctgcagATAGGTGGCTAAATAATACCCCAAGAGAGAATTCTGAGTCATAATCTGCTGTTCCAGGTGGACCTCCTGTGTATCAGACACTTCCGAGAGCTTAATGTGCTTTTCGATTCTTTGACTTCAGGTGCAAAGGGCTAAGTTAATCATAGTCATCAGTTTGGGGGACATTATCTTCCTAAGATCCCTGCAAAGCTCCTCTCTTGTTTTATTAGTTCACTATTGGCGTGTTTGGCTTTTAGAAAGGCActcaaaaatattctttgaatggatggatgggtgagtagATATTATTGTCCCATTTGATGGATGAGTAAATGGGACCCAGAGAGATGAACTGCATTAATTACCCAAGACCAGTCTGCAGGAGCCTGGTGGCTTGGCGCTGGGGGAGCGAACCACAACTTCCAGCAGGCAGCGGTGCTGCCCACGCGCCCTCCGGCGGCTTCTTCGCCCGGTGGGTGGTTGGGAAATGCGGTCTTCTTGCGGGTATTGCGTGACACGTGGTTCCCGTCTCCCCGCAGGCGTGGCGGTGTTTACTGGGGCGCTGATCTACGCCATTCACGCGAAGGAGATCTTGGCCGAGCGCCCGCCGGGGGGCAGCTTTGGTTACTGCTTCGCCCTGGCCTGGGTGGCCTTCCCCCTTGCCCTGGCCAGTGGCATCATCTACATCCACCTGCGGAAGCGGGAGTGAGGGACGCGCGTCTCCTGGCAGCCCCAGCCCGTTCCGGGCCCCTCCGCCTCACCCCGAAGCCCCCGCCCCCGTGCATCCTCCAGAAAATAAAACCGTTTAACCGTCTGTTCTGcctttgcctccttccttcctcctccagggaCCCGGGCTGCTCAGCCTGGTCTCTCCTGAAACAGGGGCAGCCCCCTCCACCAGCAGCTCCAGGTCCCCAGGCCCTTCTAAGCCGAGGCACAGGAGCCCGGGGTCCCAGCCGCCTTTCCCTTAAACAGACCCGAGGCCCTGGGCTCTCCCGTCTCCAAACTCAGGATTCCCCCTAAGTCTAAACCTTCAGGCGATTCTGGAAAAGAACCAGGAATCTGGGTTTCCAGTTCCTTCTTTCCTTGCACCAGGCAGGATGTGGTGGTGTTCTAGACAGCTGGTCTTTTCTCACTCTGACCCTTCCTCTGGGAAGACAGTTTTTCATTTCCGCCTTGAAACCCAGTCTCCTTCCCTCACTAGAACTCAACCCCCATCTCTCCCCGACCCCAATGCTGCTTCTAGCCCACATGACACCTTAGTAAAAATTAGATggcacccctcctcctcctccaggcttaCCCAAGTCAAGACACATGTGGAAACAATTTGCACAACTGCACACGGCCGTCCTGGCTCCCTTGTTCTGAAGATCCAGTCTCTTTGGAAACCAGGCCCTCTCCTCAGGAATCAAGTACTCTTGAAGATCCTCCTCTGGGACCCACAGCCAGTCTATTTCACCGACTAAGAACCCAGTCTCTCTCTAGAACGACAgctttctctgcctggaacaccctcAAATGTAGAGTCTCTTCTTTCTGGGATTCTGATGCCTGCCTTCTCGCCAACCCCTGCAGCTACCCACTCATCCAGATTTATTAAACATGATTTATTCCTTTGGGAGGGAGGAAATTGATAGACCAATAAATATTGCACAGGCCACCGGTGGAGGGAACATGCAGACCGAGGTAGTTTCTGTAGAAAGGGTGAGGGACCTGGCAGGGAAGGCACCTGCGGTTGTTGGGGACTGGGTGGGAGTGAGTCTTGGGGTGAGGATGGTGTCTGGGTCCTCCTAGCCCCCAGCCTGGACAAGCTGATGAGCAGGTGACCAGATGGCCTGCCTTATAAGTGGTGGCCATTGATAGAAAGAGCAGGTTTCCTTTAGAAAGTCTGATTGGTTGCTTCTCTGCAGAGACAACCGGCTGCCCAAGTTTGCGGGTGCCCAGCAGCTGTCGTTGGCGGTTTGCCAGAGAGCGGGGCTAACCCGCTCTCATTGGCTGTGGGCTGGAGCTCCGCCTTGGTGAACACGATGGGCAGATCGCCCGGAGCCGGCTAAAAAGACAATGATATAGAGGCTCCGGAGGGCACAGTTTAACAACTGCTGGTGGTTTGCAGCGCTGAACAGCTGTGATTGGCTGACACTCCCTTTTCAGCCAAACCACATTTCGATGTTTAGGGCGGGGGTGGGACTAAGAGATGGAATAGAAGCAGAGCCAAAAAGCTTTGATGGCTGTTCGACAGAAGAGGGGGGCTAGCGAATGTAGGCTGCCCTGACGGGCGGCTTTGAAGAATACAGTGTAGCGGTAGCGATTGCCTGCGAGGACTTAACTGGAAATTGGGAAGTGGCAAGGCATGATGGACAGCTCGCCGTGGAGGAGGCGGGGCTTCGTTCCTAACCAGGTGGCTGGGCGGGGCTGGGCAGAGAGGTTTCCGTCAGGGGTTGGCACTGCTGGGTGCGGCCTGGGGGGACTCGGAAGTGACTGCAGCCAAGGGGTCTAGTTTGGGGAAACCCGGGGGCGGGTACATCCCGCTGATGGGGGTCAGGGCTTTCAGGTGGGCCAGGGCCCGAGTTCCGTTGAAGGCCACGTCGCAGCCTGACTGGGCCAGGAGCCAGTTCTCCACCTCGGACTGGAGCCACTGGGAGGTCTCTGcagggggagaggcaggggtAGTGAGTAGGTCAAAGCGGGTACCGGAAAGGTCTGGGTTTGGGAGAAGCATTGGTAGACTTGAGGCTTGGAGGGAAGTGAGACAAGGCCTAGGAGGTTGGCTCCAGGGCTGTCATCTAGGGACAAGCCAAGGACTCTTGTTCAGGGAAGGGTGGAGGCTGCTGTTGGGAAGGGACTATCTGGGGCTTACACAGGGAAGGGACAAAGGTCTCTTGTAGGAAGTGTTTTGGGTTCACGGATAGGAAGGAGCGCgcgggggggtgggggcatgCCACAACATGAGTCTGATCCAAGACCCCTATCGAGGTTGAGGTTGAGGTTAGGTTGTGGAGGTCCCCCCGGGGAAGGATCATGTCCACCCAGATGGAAAGCTGAGTTCAGGAGTCCCGTCTGCTGAGGGCCGAGATCACCTGGGAAATCGGTCAGGCTCACTAGTGGGAGCTAGGAGTGGGGATGCGGGCAGCGTGGGGAGGGTGTCTCACTGGGGCAGGGCCACTTGGGACTGAGAGGAATCTAGACCCTGTAGGGACAGGATGGAGTCTGTTCCAGGTGGGGCCAAGTCAGAGCCCGGTGGCGATGGGATGGAGTGGGTTCACGGGGGGGAGGGGCCTCGCGGGGCGAGGACTCCAGGGGCGGGGCTACCAAGGGGCGGAGGGCGGAGCCTCGATGGGGCAGTAcaggggatgggggcggggcttAGCGGGGCGGGGCCTCTCTGGGCGAGGCTGCAAAGGGGCGGGGGACGGAGCCTCGAGGGGCTGCAAACGGACAGGGGCGGGGACTCTAGGGGAGGAGCCTCGAAGGACTGCGAGGCGACGGGGGCGGGGCCTATCGGGGCGGGGCTGCAAAGGGGCGGGGACTcaaggcgcggggcggggccaaCTGGGGCCAGGTCCCAGGGCCGCGTCCTACCTTCGGGCGGGCGGCGCGCGCCCTGGGGCCGCCGGGCCAGGAAGCTGTGCGCCAGCAGCGCCTCCTTGGCGTGCTCGTCCTGCGCGCGCAGGGCCAGGGCGCTGAGCAGCTCCGAGTTGTTGGACGTGCTGCGGTAGTACAGCATGTGCGCCAGCTCCAGCGCCTGCGCACTGCGCCGCTGCCCGAACATCTGCAGGCGGGACAGCGGCCCGCGCGGGCTCAGCTCGGCGAgccgggaggggcggggccgtgCTCGCACCCCCACGCCTCCACCCATCCACACACCCATCAGACCCTCGCGCTGGTCCGCTCCTTCCCGCGGACTCGGGGCCCTCCCCAGACCTCTGCGGTTCAGGTCCCCGGGACTGGGGCCCgggtatttgcattttttaacacACACGCGCTCGCCCCGGTGACTCCGAGGCCGCCAACTGTTTTTTGCAGCCGCTGCACTGGTTTGCTCATCTGAGCCACCTATTAATGGATTTGTTCAAGGATTTCCAGACGCTGCAAGTGTTTGCTTCGGAACTGTTTgttagaatgatttttttaagtccttatcttttagacACATACTAAAGTATTTAGAGATGATGTCTAGGATATGCTTCAGAAGAATCCAGTGGTGGGAGAGCGGGGGTCTTCGGGTGAAACCTGATGGACTATTGCTAATTGTTGACGCTGGATGCTGGCTACATGGGAGCTCATCACACTATATTCTATTTTTGCATGTTTCAatttttccataatttaaaaaaaagtttaaacagACAACAAATATTCATAGAGCTGCTCtgaggggagaagaagggggagggaCAGGCCCGGGCCCCAGCTGTCTATTagctgcccctctccccacccttggTGTCCAACTCTGCCGCCTACCAGCTGTGAGCCCTCGGGTACGACCTAAGTCCTCAGGTAACACTGTCTGTAAATGGAGATAGGTAACAGGAAGGGCTCAGGAAGTCACGGTTAATAAAACACTTGGCACAGGGCCTGCCCCATAACAAGCATTTAAACGTTAGCTACTATTGAATATTTGTCCGCACCCCGTGCCAGCTGCCGCCTTTTAAATATAAGGATCTTCTGCCCCTAGAGGGTTGCCCATCCTACACCGAGGCCTAAGGTGGAATGCCTCTGAAGTCAACACACCCCTGAAATCGCTGAAATGGCCTGCACAGGACGGATGACACGGCTGTGTGCAGACTGTGCTCTCATCTTACAAGCCCAGCACAGTCGGATATGTCCCTGTGTTGGAACGAATCGCCATTTCTTCGGTTGAAAGCAAGATGCAGGAATTGCGTGCATGAGGGCCTATCCGGTATGAAAAACACATTGGTTTTTGTGTCTGTTTCTGCCAAGCTTGTGGAGGTGAATTCTCATAGGTTAGATGAGCGGCTCACACTATTCCATGGCACACAGATGAAACCAGGCCTCCCTGGAGAGGGCTCACCACCTGCCACCTGGCTGTCCCCCTCAACACTCGCCGCAGTCCACAGAGTGCAGGGTCTCCCCTCACCCGACCCCCCCAGTCCCTGCTTCCTCATCCCCTAAGGTCCATGTCCCAGGCAACTCCACCATCTACCTGGTCACAGGCCAGACTCCTGGCACCATCGTCGCCTCCTCCTCATCAGCCTTTCCATCCCCAGCCCTGTCCTCCTGCCCAGACTCTCTCCCCGCCGTCCTCTCCTCTCCAACCAGCCTAGTGCAttgccccagcctcctccccggcctcagtctccccactccGTCCGTCCCTTCCTAGAGCtgaccccgcccctcccctgctcacagccctcccatggctccccagtgccctcagAGAGTCCAGGCTCCTTAGCCCGGCACCTGAGGATTTTTCCtgctcccctcctgctcctgccctctGAATGCAGCCCATGTTGGACGAGCCAGTTTGCTCTGAACATCACCCGAGGACACCCTCCTCTCCTACGCCTCTGGGCTTCGGAACAAGACAAGCTACCCCTGGTCTGTTCTTGGAAAACACTGACTGCCTCATCCTCAAGGTTCAGGATGGATATCGCCGCCCACGGATGAGCAGCTGCGTCCTCGGGCTCCTGCAGTGCCCACTGTGACTTCTGTCAGGCACACCTCTCCCTCCAGGGCATCTCTGGGGTGCCAGCTTCCTAACAACTCTTCCCAGGCCGCCCACGGGCCTGCCCCTGTGCTGGGCTGAGGTAGCCCACAGCAGCACCAGCCCAGCCCGAGAAGTCTGGGAAGGCTTTCCGCAGCCTCTGTGCTGAGGGTAAGGGGTGAGCAGGGTTGGCCAGCCCAGTAAGGGGGAAAGGACATTTCAGCcaagggaacagcatatgcaaagggagaggagggaagggaagcagaGCAGGCGAGCAGGAGGAGGCACTAAAGCGGAAGCATAGAATTCTGtcagatgaggctggagaaacaGGATCTTGGACGCCAGGCTGCGAGCAAGAGAGGAGCAGAGCCAGCTCTGGGGCTCTCGGGGATGGGCTGGAGAGGACCAAatgggaggctggggagagggtctGAGCTGGGGCTGGGACAGAAGGGCGGAGACAGGCCCAGAGAttcagggagcagggaggaggggctggaaacTGACAGACTGGGGGGCAGGGCAAGGGACACTTCCAGGGGTCTGGCCAGTGACTGGGGGAACACCAGGGGCCATCCAGAGatggagaagctggaggaggagcgGGTGCGAGGGAGACGCCATGCTCTGCCTGGCCCAGCCGGCCACTCCAGGCTGAGCGCGGAGCACTCAGGCTGATGGTGGAGAGCTGCTTGTGGGACCCACAGAAGTGCAGGAGCTCtccagggaggaagaaagaggcacATGCACCCTGCAGCGAAATCGGCCTCCCAGGGCCGGATCTGGGCGCCCATCCTGAGCTGGGAACTCAGGAGGAGACGGCAGCTTCGGGGAAGATGGATGCTGAGCTCAGTGGGGGCGCAGTGCATGTGGGAAGGGCACCTCCGGGGAGCAGGTGGGGACAGGGGTTTGGAGACTGGGAGACGGGCCTGCAGTGGAGACAGAGATCGTAGAGTGACTGACGCACAGGAGGGAACAAGTGTGCATGGGGAACAGGGGGCAgctggagggagctggggagggccCACAGTGAAGGGCTGGATGCTCAGCCAGGGCGTGGGAAACCATTTAATAGATGCACTAAATTCATTAGTGAACTGGGCGGTtgtttttggtgggtttttttttggtgaagaagattggccctgagcgcacatctgttgccaacgttcctctttttttttttttcttcccaaagccccagtatatagtgtcatatcctggttgtaggtcattctagttcttctatgtgggacgccaccacaccatggcttgatgagtggtgtgtaggtccacacccaggatccaaaccagtgaaccctgggcctccgaagcggagcattcgaacttaaccactacaccatcaggccagcccatGAACTGGGTTTTAAACAACTCTTTCAGAGCCCAAGAGGCTCTACAGCCCCCCTGGGGCCACTGAGAGGTGAGACAGATGGTCTACCCTGGGCTGGGAGTCTGCGTGTCCTCCTCAGACCAGCTCAACACCCCTCACCAGCCTCCCGGCCCTGGGTCttgccccttctctctcctctgcagtAGCCGCACTCCCTCTGTGCCAGTAACTCCTCCATGGCTCCTGCTGCCCGGAGGGTAAAGCCCAGGGCCCCTatcttggcattcaaggcccttgcctccctctgggcctcacttcTCTGCCCTGCACCCCGGACCCCAGCCCCGTGAGATGCCCCAAGCCATGCGTGCCCAGCCCCTTCTCCAGCAGGCTCAGTCCTCCCCTTTCAAAGCTTTCGCAAATCCCGCCTGACCCCTGGTCCCAGGCAGGAATTGCGACCCGCCTCCGCGGGGGAGCACAGCTGGCGAGTATCCCAGGAATATATTACCAGTCTTCCTAAGAGCCCGTTGGGACGGCTGAGAACAGCTTGAAAACCAGTGAACCAGCGTGTGAATGATCGAGTACGAGGGACGCCTCATGCCAGTGTACCCTCCTGGGGCCAGTGCGGACCCTGGGGAGAGTCAATGAAAGGCAGCCCCTCCGGCGGCCTCGGCCTCGAGCTAGCACACGCAACTCCTCCAACAAAGCACAGGTTGGGTGCcagtccccacccaccccccggGCCACGAATCCTTGGATGGTGAACAACCTTCGTAACAGTATGAGACAGCCCTGCGCTCACAGGCAGAATCAGGaagggagcttgttaaaaatagtTGCCTGGGCCCCAGTCCCAGAGTTTCCAATTCAGTCCATTCGGGCTGGAGCTCAGGAGGCTGCATTTCTCAAACAGCTCCCCTGGTGATAAGGACAGCCGGCCAGGATGGGGAAGCCCGGACTCAGGGAACAAGAGCCCCATtcgttataataataataacggtAATGGCTAACACTCATATAGTACCTTCTGTATATGTCAGGCTCTGCTCTCAGCACCGTaggtgtattaactcatttaatgcccACAGAAACCGTATGAGTTAGGTCCTAAATCCGGATGTgggagctgaggcacagagaggttaagtggcttgctcaaggtcacacagctagaagacAGACAGCTAGACTCAAACCCAGGCAACCTGGTTCTCCAACACACATCCTTCACTGCATCACTAAAGTGCCTCTCAAAGCAGGCGCTGGGCACCTGGCCCTGAACACTCAGGGAAGACCTACCGCAGGCCAGGCACTGCGC comes from Equus asinus isolate D_3611 breed Donkey chromosome 26, EquAss-T2T_v2, whole genome shotgun sequence and encodes:
- the EMP3 gene encoding epithelial membrane protein 3, whose translation is MSLLLLVVSALHILILILLFVATLDKSWWTLPGKESLNLWHDCTWNNDNKTWACSNVSENGWLKAVQVLMVLSLILCCLSFILFMFQLYTMRRGGLFYATGLCQLCTSVAVFTGALIYAIHAKEILAERPPGGSFGYCFALAWVAFPLALASGIIYIHLRKRE